The nucleotide window ATTTCTAACAGAATCAGATGTGGTTTGTAACAGAGCAGTGGTTGTCTAGCATGCTATAGTAAGAACGCACCGAAAACTAAAGTTAATGAGCCACCGAAAAGGTTGTTAAACGAACATCGGACTGAAAAGAAACCAAGCATATCAGAGGATTTCTGGACCACCAGCACGTGGGATATGGACAACAGTGCAGTTCAGTCCCAGGGAAGCATCTCATCAATCAGCACAAACCAGACGCTTGATCCGCATGGTGGCTCTGGCAGCAATAGCACCCCTTCCGAATTTGTAAATCATGGCAAGTTCTATACTTATTTGTTGCTTTTTAAGGTTTTATTAATTTCTGGGGATTTCATGTTCACATTTCTGAGAGTCATTTTTTCACATTGGAAATTGGTTTAATGACTCATTGTCAGGTGGGTCATATACAGACTCCTCATGACATTCCAAAGCCTCAGCCGCTTCGGCAGTTTAATCACCTGTAATGAAGTCAACTAATTATGTGTTACTAACAACCCATTTCCCATtttattttgaactttttccTACTAAATTTCATTGCAAATATGATCTTGTATggttttttttacagttactgTACTTTCTATGATTTCAAGAATGACGTACAACTTTTATTCTTGTCATTTTGTGTATCTTGCTATCatatgtgttttttttccttgacgaatgtgtgtgtgcgcgtgtgGATCCTTGTTTAAGTTATATTACTTGGGATTTGTGGTGCAGGTCTTCTTCTCTGGAACCAGACTAGGCACCGTTGGGTAGGGAATAAAAAGTCTGAGAGCCCATCAAAGAAAATTCGAGAACCCAAATTAAGGTAAGTTGCTTCTTCTGTTCTTTATCGATTCAAGCTCATTGGACCTCTTATGCTTAGATCTGCCAGAAAGAACTATTTGTTCATAGGACCTCTTGCTTAACCAGATACATGCTAGACAATTGAATACAACCTGTCTTTCACATTCATCGGTGgattttcaaaaattaaaaagagaatAATTTTCGCAAATGAGagttgttattggcacttcaaaaatctgatTTTGCACTccaactttctataattaggaGAAATACACTtttgaggagtgtagaatgagattattgaagtgctaataatagTTCCCATATGCTAGTTTTATTCACGAGAACACTATGAATGCAAGGATTTATTCATTCCAAGTTGCATTGCATGTACTAAGTGGGGACTGGGAAATTGTCCGTAGAGTGCTTCGTTCACTCTTAAGTGTAAAGTAGGCGATGGGTACTCATGAGTACCTATCTGTACTTTGTCAGCACTCATTGTCTCAGCATGGTTAAATCATTGTGCCCTTGCAGTTGGAATGCGTCATATGAAAGTTTACTTGGGAGTTCCAAGCCTTTCCCTCAGCCTATTCCTCTCCCGGTGAGCTCCTGCCCCTGCCTGCCCACTATTATCCTTAAACACGCTATCTAATTTGTTTTCCTGGTTCCTACAT belongs to Malus sylvestris chromosome 17, drMalSylv7.2, whole genome shotgun sequence and includes:
- the LOC126611548 gene encoding uncharacterized protein LOC126611548 isoform X2: MGGCLACYSKNAPKTKVNEPPKRLLNEHRTEKKPSISEDFWTTSTWDMDNSAVQSQGSISSISTNQTLDPHGGSGSNSTPSEFVNHGLLLWNQTRHRWVGNKKSESPSKKIREPKLSWNASYESLLGSSKPFPQPIPLPEMVDFLVDIWEQEGLYD